In a genomic window of Alphaproteobacteria bacterium:
- a CDS encoding acyltransferase: MPSLNKILPIRRFLVQGKKLMYTKFWGMDLHPTCTFSLSVKFDRTNPKGLHVGARTYIAFDVAVLCHDMTRGLYLDTRIGENCFIGARSIIMPGVTIGDGCIVGAGSVVTKDVPAGCIVAGNPAKILKENITVGPYGRLPEAEENQRRLYKI; this comes from the coding sequence ATGCCTTCATTGAATAAAATTCTGCCGATCCGCCGTTTCCTCGTGCAGGGGAAGAAGCTGATGTATACGAAATTCTGGGGGATGGATCTGCATCCGACCTGCACGTTTTCGCTGTCGGTCAAGTTCGACCGGACGAATCCCAAAGGGCTTCATGTCGGGGCGCGGACGTATATCGCGTTCGATGTGGCGGTCTTGTGCCATGACATGACGCGGGGGCTTTATCTGGATACGCGGATCGGGGAGAATTGCTTCATCGGGGCGCGGAGCATCATCATGCCGGGAGTCACCATCGGCGATGGGTGCATTGTCGGGGCGGGGAGCGTGGTGACGAAGGATGTGCCTGCCGGGTGCATCGTGGCCGGGAATCCGGCGAAAATCCTTAAGGAGAATATTACTGTCGGTCCTTACGGGCGATTGCCCGAGGCCGAGGAAAACCAACGGCGTTTGTATAAAATTTAG
- a CDS encoding glycosyltransferase: MADLYANPAPRKTIVHISADFPDALDANKTRAVINLVEGTPEYRHVVYSINRVNGWSGISAVEFGGDRIAIAYGALPKGILWEKRLPELAVWIAADLQRRGIVPDLIEAHKFTVEGVIGHELARMHGCPLICDIQGGTDVRILKRKKGLRERYRQIAREAVLFFPYAPWAIEPFEKTVGMSKHKCRTLPVVPGFDSYSASPVVSEDRLVSVFHLDVWERKNFPGMVAAMKTLRAKRPGATLDIYGRGSPAVMLKLARYIRQHKAEDFIRLCGPVANGKLRDVLRNYAAFVLPSKEETYGLVFAEALFCGLPLLFNKNQAITGYFDPSLIGYACDPFNDADIAAGLENLLTHQEKYKSNIAALQAEGSLDLFKRGNILDAYRAGLKEALAAAKDVRYRRTEKVCFAASGGGHLRQLMQLSPLREEFPSYYFLTEKTSLGESLTAEHRALFVPHFAFGQRKTEGLWPFLKSGITNSLSSTVHFFRERPDIIISTGAGAAFATIVWGWIFRRKIIYIESIARVTEVSLFGKLAARFAGLTLVQWPGMVEKMPGAQYCSPFIVQDLKDKRKREGILITVGTIMPFDRMVRGVEKLLQDKKIQEQVAAQVGESTTNFEGMECFVSCPFEELNRRMENADVVICHGGSGSILGALKAGAHVVAMARKPEFKEHYDDHQKDITGAFEAMGLISVAKDENDLLRAVEEARSRPRKTVNIDPAEYVRAVRKFITGYDMEPANTDRKDKLAA; the protein is encoded by the coding sequence GGGATTTCGGCGGTTGAATTCGGTGGGGACCGGATCGCGATTGCCTATGGGGCTTTGCCCAAGGGGATTTTGTGGGAGAAGCGGCTGCCGGAGCTGGCGGTCTGGATTGCCGCCGATTTGCAGAGGCGGGGGATCGTGCCGGACCTGATCGAGGCGCACAAGTTCACGGTCGAGGGCGTGATCGGGCACGAACTCGCCCGAATGCACGGGTGTCCGCTGATCTGCGATATTCAGGGGGGAACGGATGTCCGTATCCTCAAGCGCAAGAAAGGGTTGCGGGAGCGTTATCGGCAGATTGCGCGCGAGGCCGTGCTGTTTTTCCCCTATGCGCCATGGGCCATTGAGCCGTTCGAAAAAACCGTCGGGATGAGCAAGCATAAATGCCGGACTCTTCCGGTCGTGCCGGGGTTTGACTCCTATAGCGCTTCTCCGGTGGTTTCGGAGGATCGGCTGGTGAGTGTGTTTCATCTGGATGTCTGGGAGCGGAAGAATTTTCCGGGAATGGTCGCGGCGATGAAAACCCTGCGGGCCAAGAGACCGGGGGCAACGCTGGATATTTATGGGCGCGGGTCGCCGGCGGTGATGCTCAAGCTGGCACGGTATATCCGGCAACATAAAGCGGAGGATTTCATCCGCCTTTGCGGGCCGGTGGCTAATGGCAAACTCAGGGATGTCTTGCGAAATTATGCCGCTTTCGTCCTGCCCTCCAAGGAGGAGACGTATGGGCTTGTTTTTGCAGAGGCGCTGTTTTGCGGGCTGCCGCTGCTGTTCAACAAAAATCAGGCGATTACGGGGTATTTCGATCCGAGCCTGATCGGGTATGCGTGCGATCCGTTCAACGACGCGGATATCGCGGCGGGGCTGGAAAATCTTCTGACGCATCAGGAGAAATACAAAAGCAATATTGCGGCGTTGCAGGCTGAGGGGAGCCTTGATCTTTTCAAGAGGGGGAATATTCTGGACGCTTACAGGGCCGGATTGAAAGAGGCTCTGGCGGCGGCTAAGGATGTGCGTTACCGCCGGACGGAGAAGGTCTGTTTCGCGGCTTCGGGCGGGGGGCATTTGCGGCAGCTCATGCAGCTTTCTCCACTGCGGGAGGAATTTCCGTCCTATTATTTCCTGACCGAGAAGACATCGCTGGGAGAAAGCCTAACCGCAGAACACCGCGCCCTGTTCGTGCCGCATTTCGCGTTTGGGCAGCGCAAGACGGAAGGGTTGTGGCCGTTTCTCAAGAGCGGGATCACAAATTCCCTGTCCTCGACCGTGCATTTTTTCCGGGAGCGGCCGGATATCATCATCAGCACCGGGGCGGGCGCGGCCTTTGCCACGATTGTCTGGGGCTGGATTTTCCGGCGGAAGATTATTTATATCGAGTCGATTGCAAGGGTGACGGAGGTCTCGCTGTTCGGGAAGCTGGCGGCACGGTTTGCGGGACTGACTCTCGTGCAGTGGCCGGGGATGGTCGAGAAAATGCCGGGGGCGCAGTATTGTTCGCCGTTTATCGTTCAAGACCTGAAAGACAAGAGAAAGCGGGAGGGGATACTTATTACCGTCGGGACGATTATGCCGTTCGACCGGATGGTGCGGGGGGTTGAAAAGTTGTTACAAGATAAGAAGATTCAAGAACAAGTTGCGGCGCAAGTGGGCGAGAGTACCACGAACTTCGAAGGTATGGAGTGTTTTGTGAGCTGTCCGTTCGAGGAGTTGAACCGGCGGATGGAGAATGCGGATGTTGTTATCTGTCACGGCGGGTCGGGGTCGATCCTAGGGGCGTTGAAGGCCGGGGCGCACGTTGTCGCGATGGCGCGCAAGCCGGAATTCAAGGAACATTACGACGATCATCAGAAAGATATCACGGGGGCGTTCGAGGCGATGGGATTGATCTCCGTTGCCAAGGATGAGAACGATCTGTTGAGAGCCGTTGAAGAGGCGCGGTCGCGGCCCCGCAAGACGGTGAATATCGACCCGGCGGAATATGTGCGAGCGGTGCGGAAGTTTATCACCGGGTACGATATGGAACCGGCGAATACTGACCGTAAGGACAAGCTGGCGGCGTAA